Part of the Burkholderia humptydooensis genome, CTGACGTGAAATTCGTGCTGTCGCACGCGGGCGGGTTTGTCCCCTACGCAGCGCAGCGAATTGCGCGCGTTGTGTCGCCTGACAACAGCAACGAGGGCGGCCTGGCGCGACTCAGACGCTTCTACTTCGACACGGCTCTCTCGAGCAGCCCCTACGCGCTGCCGGCGTTGCTTGCGTTCGCCGATCCGTCCCGGATTACGTTCGGGAGCGACTGGCCGTATGCGAACAAGGACCGGTCGGTCGATTTCACCCGGATGCTCGAAGCGTTTCCGCTGACGGACGCGCAGCGACAAGCGATTTATCGCGGTAACGCGGAACGTCTGTTCCCTCGACTGGCCGCGGGGTAAGAAAACGATGGGGCACCGGTATCCGGTGTCCACGCTGCCGACTTTGGGTCAACAACGGGTTATTTTCCGCTGTCGCTCCTTGCATTCAGTTGTCCGCACTCACGAACTTGCCCTCCGGCTGACTCGACCACAACGTACGATATGCCGAGCGAGATGAGCAGCACGCTCGCGATGACCAACACGATCGGGGCGATCTGAAGCGGCAATGCGTAGTCGCGATACAGGTCGAGAAAGCTGCCAGCCACAAGGGGGCCCACTACTGCGCCGAATCCGTAGCCAGCAAACGCAATGCCGTAGTAGAGGCCGAAACGCCTCAACCCCAGATAGACGCAGACAGATAGGAAAGCAAGTCATCCTCTGCACCTATCGCGAGGCCGATGCCGGCACTCGCGAGCAGCATCGATTGCAGGGACCAAGCGTTCACGAGCACCAAATACCCTGACGCGCCAGTGAGAAGGAAACCCGCGCTGACAAGTGGCGAATGAAGTCGATCGATCAGTATGCTGGAAAGCAGGAGCCCTACGAGTATTCCGACGCCGATAAGAGACGCGCAATTCGCCGCTGACTCGGGTGACAAGCCGCGATCCGCCAGCAGCACGGGCAAATGCGGATTGAGCGAGAGTGTCGCACTCAAAGCGAGAAAAGCGACCAAGGCGATTGTGTCCAACTTGACCACCAAGAATCTCTGTTCTGCGGCTGGGATGTCAATAGCGCGATCGTGCGTTTGTGGACGCAGCGCCACCGTTCGCTTCTGGATCAGCGCGCAGGTAAGAAGCGAGCCCGCGACCGACGCGCACGCGATGATCTGGTACGCGTGGCGCCAGTGGAACGCAGCGATGAGGTGCTGGGATCCCGTTAGTGCGGCCGCCGTGCCGACACTCAGTCCGACCATTGCGCAACCCGTCGCGAGTCCGAGACGCCGGTCAAACTGCTTTGGAAGGATCGCGAGATTACCGAACACTGACGTTGCGGCACCCGACACACCAATCATTACCGATAGCGCAATCCAGGCGCCAATGGCGCCGCTCTGAGCCCCATGCACGCCACGGCAAGACTGAACGCAATTGCAGAGACAAGAATCATGCGGCGTGCCCCAAAGCGATCCATCAGCATGCCGACGAACGGGCTCGCCGCAGTGAGCCCACCCATTGACGCCGCATAGGACATGGGCGCCTGCTCCCGCTTCCAATGGAACTCAAGCAGCACGCCGGGTGCGAATACGCCAGCAGTCGCATTGAATACCGGAGCATAGCCTATCGCCAAGCCGATTGCTGCCCCTGCGGCGATGGTGGCGAGTTGCAGCTTGCTGGGTCCGCTGGCACCTGCGCCGTCGACGGGGCTGCGCTCATGTCCGACTCCTTGTGACGCTCAATAGGGTTTCCAGCGCACGGCCGTTTGTGTGCGACATACATTCGAGCTGAATCGGCATCTCAGGCCCCTACCAGGTCGGCGGCATACGCGGACGTCGCGCCGTTTGTCGTCGCCCTCGTTGTCATGGGAAGCGACAGCCTTTGCGCGAGCAGCGACACGCAACCCGACACGCCTTGCGGCGAGCGCATTCCGGCCACGAAGCGGTCCGTCCGCAACAGCACGACAGATTCCGGCACGCGAGCGAACCAGTCGCGCAGGCGCGAGTCGACATCGCCAATGTCGATCACGTCTTCAGGCACGTCATCGTGGAAGCCGAGCTGCGGGTCGGGCTTCGCGATCACGCCCCCCCAAAGCGCGGTCCATATGCGACGCGCGTCGGGAGTCAGGCCGAATGTCGGGTCCCTGCCCCACCCCATGATCGCGAAGCGGTTGCCAATCGCATCGGCGATGCCGGACGATGCTGCCATCCTCGAGACGCACGCGCGGCTGGATAAACATGCGGCCCACGGGAGTGCCAGCCTGCGCATCGCGGCCGTGCACCATCTGCCCGATCAGCGATTCGCGTTTCTCGCTCATCAGACCGACCGGCCACCAGAACGCACCGTGCCCGGGCTTCGCGACCATGCACGCGAGCCGCCCTTCGGACCGCTCACGTCGCGCCAGAAGCACAACGCCATCTTCATAGTGCCGCATTGGCTTAAAGCGCATCTCGACGAAATAGCGCTTCATGGAGGGCAACACATCGAAGCAGCGAACGAACGCGTCACGCATTTTCGATCCGAAGAAGCTCCTCGGTGCGAAGCCATCGCCCACGACTTCCGAGAGGTGGATCATTGAGCGCGCATGGGCGCGCCGCTCCGCCGTGTAGGTATCGAGCAACGCATCGTGCGCCGTGCCTTGCACGACCATAGCGAGCATCCAGCCGAGATTGCTGGCATCGCGAAGCCGCTGTTGTAACCCTGACCCTAGCACACCGGCATGACGTGCGCGGCGCCCCCGCGAGCAGAATGCGCTTCACGCGGAACGTGCTCGCGAGCCGCGCGTTGTGCGTATAGACCCGCCGACGAATGTAGTCTACCCTCTCAGGATCGTCGACAACCCCGCACACCAACGCCGCCTTGTTCCCCGACTTCGACAGTTCCGCCTCCGTCTCGCCCGGCATCACCATGAATTCGAAGCGCCGGATGCCGTGTGGCAGCGCCGCCGAAACGTGGGGCCGCCGCGCGTCGCAATGCAGATAGACATGCGGAGAGCCAATCGGATTGTTGCGCAAGTCGATCACCCATTGATTCGGCTTCGTGCGGCCTTCTAACGGCGCGTCGAGCGTGCGGCGCACACAACTGTTACCGCCGTCCGCGCCAACCATGCACCCGTATGGGCAAGAGCTTGGCGGCCGAAATCGTTCAGGCGCTGAACGAACAAGCCGTGGTCGTGGACAGCACGCAAGCAGCCACTATCGTCATGCCTCGTTTGGCCCAGCAGCTTGCGGCCTTGCGCAAGCAGCGCGACGAGGTCGCCACCGAAGTTGAGCGACTGGTGCTTGCTCACCCTCTTTGGCCGGTCCTGACCAGCATGCCGGGAGTCGGCATCAGGACCGCCGCCAGACTCCTGACCGAAGTCGCCCACAAAGCCTTCGCTTCGGCCGCCCACCTGGCGGCCTACGCAAGCCTTGCCCCGGTCACCCGGCGCTCTGGCTCATCCATCCGCGGTGAACATCCATCCAGGCGTGGCAACAAGGTGCTCAAACGCGCCTTGTTCCTATCCGCCTTCGCAGCCTTGCGAGACCCGATCTCGCGAGCTTATTACGCGCGCAAGATCCAGCAGGGCAAGCGCCACAACCAAGCGCTCATCGCGCTGGCACGGCGACGCTGTGACGTCCTGTTCGCCATGCTGTGCGACGGCGCCATTTACCAACCCAACTCGGCCCCTACTGCTTGACGAGGCACATAGGCCCCCCGTCGCCAGGGCTCTTCCACTGCTCACCCGTGCGAGAGGATGCGGCGGCAGCAGAGCTGCACCGTGTGATCGAGCGTAGCGGCGACTACCTGGGGATCGTAAAATGGACAACCGTGGACGACCACATGGTGCACTTCCGTCAATCGGAAGACTTCCAGGCGTGGCGCCGACTTGCGGGACCGTTCTTCAAGCACCCGCCGCAGGTCGTCCATACGGAAGTCGCGGCAAAATATAAACGGGGCAATCAGAGGCTCGCCCCGTGTCATTACCCCCTGCCGAATTCGGCGCTACGGGCGCCACTCGATTCGCCCCGCCTACATCAAAACTTGTGACGAATCCCGACCCGCAAAGAAACCTGCCTGTCGGTCGCGGACGGTGTTAACCCGGTGATCTGCGCAACCGCCGGTTGTCCGAGCGAATCCGTCCCGCTCGCCTTCTCGAACACGGCGACCGTATAAGCGTCGGTACGCTTCGACAGGAAGTAGTCGACACCCGCGCTGACCAGGTTATAGTTTGCGCCGCCCTTGCCACCGGCACCGCCGTTCCTTGTGTAGTCGTAGGCAACCCCAGCGAGCAGCGACGGCGTAAACTGATATCTCGCGTTGATCTCAACGTTGTTGAACGCCGCGGTGCCCGCGTAACGCAGCGCATTCGGCCCCGACGCCGAGCCCAGCCCCTCGAAGCGCGTATTCGAATACGCGAGGTTGACGCTGAGTGCGGCCAGCGTCACGCCCGCCCCGACACCGGCGATTTCGAGCCGGTTCGCGGACGCATAGCCGGCGAACACGGGATTACTCTCCGGTGAGGTTGCACTGCCGGCACTGCCGAGGTTGTTGCTCGTCGCCGGGCCGGCATTCGGATTTGCACCGAAGAACGACGTGTTCGGATTGCGGACGTTCAGGTAGCCCGCACCGAACGAAAACGGCCCCGCCACATACGACGCGCCGGCGCCCCAGATCCAGTTGGTCGAAAACGATCCGGCGGTGCCGCCGAGATTCATCATCGCTTCGACCGTCAACCCTCGGTAGCTTGCGCTGCGGAACTTGATCGAATTGTTGATACGCCGCGAATTGAGTGCATTATCAAGGTCGCCCGGGTGCGACGTCATGTAGCCACCCCACTGCGGCGCGGCAAGGAACGGCCCGTAAAAGTCGACGACGGGATCGTACTGGCGACCGAGCGTGACCGTGCCGATCGGATGGCTCAGGCCGACATACGCTTGCCGCCCGAACATCGCGCCCCCCTGGTTCAGCACGCCGTTGTTGCTGTAGAAGCCGCTCTCCAGCACGAACAGCGCCTTGAGACCGCCGCCGAGATCTTCGCTGCCCTTGAGCCCCCAGCGGCTCCCCTGCAGGCCCGCCGACCCGCCTTCGATCATCGCGATCTGACGACCGCCGACCAGGCCGGCCGCCGTCCGCGCCGTTTGCACATTGCTGGTGTAATTGCTGCCGCTGTCGATGATCCCGTACAGGGTCACGCTGCTTTGCGCCAGCGCGATCGCCGGCATTGAAGTAAGTACTACAAAGTAAAATGAAAGCTTCTTCATCAATCGATCTCCTCCTTTGGTTATAGGTCCCGGCTCGCCACCGGATTGCGCGTCATCGTTTCAATGGGTCTGGTTCACGACGTCCGACGGTGTGTCGGCGGAAGTTTCTTCGTGAACGCGAATGAAAAACGTCATCAGGAACGACACGACGAGCAGCGCCGCTAGAAACAGCAGCCCTGGCGTCGCGCTCTGCCCCGTGCCCTTGACGAAGCCGATCATGAACGGTCCGACGAAACCGCCGAGATTGCCGATCGAGTTGATCACCGCGATCGACACGGCTGCGGTCGAGCGACTGAGGAAAAGCGTCGGCAGCGCCCAGAACGGCGACTTGAACGAATAGAGCCCGGCCAGGCTCAGGCTGATCATCGCGATCGACACATAGGGGTTCGTCGTGAGCCCGGCCCCAAGCAGCGCCAGCGCCGCTACGGCCAGCGGGATCGCCGAATGCAGGCGCCGTTCGCCACGCCGGTCGGAACTGCGCGACCACATCACCATCGCGATTGTCGCGAACACGTAAGGCACCGTCGCGATGAGCCCGATCTCGGTGTGGCTCAGTTTCGTCGAGAAGCCCTTGATGATTTGCGGCATCCAGTAGCCGACGCCGAGGCTGCCGCACTGATAGACGAAGTAGATGAACGACAGGTACAGCACCTTTGGGTTGGTCATCGCCTTGACCGAGCCGAAATGCTTAGCGTTCGGGCGTGCTTTCTGGTCATTGGCAAGCTCGTTCAGCAGCCAGTCACGCTCGCCGGGCGTCAACCACCTCGCGTCTGCGGGACGGTCCGTCAGCCAGAGGAAGCACGCGATCCCGCCAATCACGGCCGGCGCGCCTTCCAGCACGAGCATCCAGCGCCACCCGCTCCACTGAAGCCAGTGAACGTGGTCCATGATCCACGTCGAGAGCGGCGCGCCGATGATGTACGACACGGGAATCGCGGCCGTGAACAGCGCGACGGTCGTCGCGAGCTCCTTCGCGCGGAACCAGTACGTCAAGTACACGATGATGCCGGGGAAGAAGCCAGCTTCGGCCACGCCGAGCAGGAATCGCAGCACGTAGAGCTGCGTCGCGTCCTGCACGAACGCGGAGATCACCGACACGACGCCCCACGTCACGAGGATCCGCGCGATCCACACACGGGCGCCGAACTTGTTGAGCATCACGTTGCTGGGCACTTCGAACAGGAAGTAGCCGATGAAGAATATGCCCGACGCGAAGCCGAACGCCTCGCTCGACAGCGCGAGCTCCTTGTTCATCTGCAATGCCGCGTAGCCGATGTTCGCGCGGTCGAGATACGAAATGATGTAGAGGACGAACACGAACGGGATGATGCGCCACGCGATCTTGCGCACCAGCGCGCGTTCGTCGACAGGGGTTGCTTGATTCATGGTTGTGCGCCGGCGGACCTGCCGCCGGCTGTCTCCTGATGGGCGGGAAGGATTACGCGCGGTGTGCCGAGAACACCATGCAGACCGGGCTGCCCGACGCGACCGAAAAACCGGTCGGCTTGAGGCGCCCCGTCGCGGCATCGATCGCGAACGCGACGATGCTGTCACTGTCCTCGTTCAGCGCGTACATAAAGCGGCCGTCCGGCGTGCCCGTCATGAAGCGCGGCGTGCGGCCGCCGGTCGGCTCGGCCGCGACGAACGTGAGGTGGCCGCTCGCCGGATCGATGCGGAACACGGCGATGCTGTCGTCGCCGCGGTTGGACGCATAGACGAAGCGCCCAGCCGGATCGACCTCGATTTCTGAAGCGCGGCTGTTGCCGGTGTACGTATCGGGCAGCGACGACACGATCTGCACCGGCGTCAGCGCACCGTTCGACGACGAGTACCGATAGGTCGTGACGGTCGAGTCGAGTTCGTTGACGACATACGCGAGCGCGCTGTTCGGATGGAACGCGATGTGCCGAGGGCCGGCCGTCTCGCGCGTGACGACGAACGCCGGCTCAGCCGGCGTGAGCCGCCCGTCCCGAAAGCGGAACGAGAACACGCGGTCGAGCCCCTTGTCCGGCACGATCACGAATTGTCCGGTCGGGTCGAACGGATTGAAGTGCGGCTTCGCCTGCTTCTGCTCAATGCGATGCGGACCGATCGGGCCTTCGAGCGTAACGAGTTGCGTGACTTCCTGCAGCGTGCCGTCGGCCGCGATCGGCAGCACAGCAACGCTCGCGCCGATGTGATTCGACACGACGACGTGGCGGCCGGTCGGATCGATCGCGAGATGCACCGGGTTCTTGCCTTGCGTGCTCTGGCGATTCAGGAACCTGAGCGTGCCGGTAGTCTTGTCGACCTTGAATGCACTGATGTCGCTCAGGTCGCCATGCACTGTGTACAGGTGCTCGCCGTTCGCGCTCAGCGCGAGGAACGACGGATTCACCAGGCCCTTCACGAGCTGCACGAGTTCGAGCGCGCCCGTCCCGGTGTCGACGCGGTACACGCTGATCCCGTCGCCGCGGGCGTTTCGTTCGCGCGTGGTGCGCGATCCGACGTAAGCAAACATGGGTGTTTTTCCTTTCAAAGCTTTCCTTGATTCCTCTGCAAAAACTGGCCCCGTGGCCGCGACGAGCATCGCGAGCACACCGAGCGCCGCCGTATGCCCTATCACGCTGCGGCGCATCG contains:
- a CDS encoding MFS transporter; the encoded protein is MNQATPVDERALVRKIAWRIIPFVFVLYIISYLDRANIGYAALQMNKELALSSEAFGFASGIFFIGYFLFEVPSNVMLNKFGARVWIARILVTWGVVSVISAFVQDATQLYVLRFLLGVAEAGFFPGIIVYLTYWFRAKELATTVALFTAAIPVSYIIGAPLSTWIMDHVHWLQWSGWRWMLVLEGAPAVIGGIACFLWLTDRPADARWLTPGERDWLLNELANDQKARPNAKHFGSVKAMTNPKVLYLSFIYFVYQCGSLGVGYWMPQIIKGFSTKLSHTEIGLIATVPYVFATIAMVMWSRSSDRRGERRLHSAIPLAVAALALLGAGLTTNPYVSIAMISLSLAGLYSFKSPFWALPTLFLSRSTAAVSIAVINSIGNLGGFVGPFMIGFVKGTGQSATPGLLFLAALLVVSFLMTFFIRVHEETSADTPSDVVNQTH
- a CDS encoding lactonase family protein, translating into MFAYVGSRTTRERNARGDGISVYRVDTGTGALELVQLVKGLVNPSFLALSANGEHLYTVHGDLSDISAFKVDKTTGTLRFLNRQSTQGKNPVHLAIDPTGRHVVVSNHIGASVAVLPIAADGTLQEVTQLVTLEGPIGPHRIEQKQAKPHFNPFDPTGQFVIVPDKGLDRVFSFRFRDGRLTPAEPAFVVTRETAGPRHIAFHPNSALAYVVNELDSTVTTYRYSSSNGALTPVQIVSSLPDTYTGNSRASEIEVDPAGRFVYASNRGDDSIAVFRIDPASGHLTFVAAEPTGGRTPRFMTGTPDGRFMYALNEDSDSIVAFAIDAATGRLKPTGFSVASGSPVCMVFSAHRA
- a CDS encoding MFS transporter, yielding MIGVSGAATSVFGNLAILPKQFDRRLGLATGCAMVGLSVGTAAALTGSQHLIAAFHWRHAYQIIACASVAGSLLTCALIQKRTVALRPQTHDRAIDIPAAEQRFLVVKLDTIALVAFLALSATLSLNPHLPVLLADRGLSPESAANCASLIGVGILVGLLLSSILIDRLHSPLVSAGFLLTGASGYLVLVNAWSLQSMLLASAGIGLAIGAEDDLLSYLSASIWG
- a CDS encoding porin, whose amino-acid sequence is MKKLSFYFVVLTSMPAIALAQSSVTLYGIIDSGSNYTSNVQTARTAAGLVGGRQIAMIEGGSAGLQGSRWGLKGSEDLGGGLKALFVLESGFYSNNGVLNQGGAMFGRQAYVGLSHPIGTVTLGRQYDPVVDFYGPFLAAPQWGGYMTSHPGDLDNALNSRRINNSIKFRSASYRGLTVEAMMNLGGTAGSFSTNWIWGAGASYVAGPFSFGAGYLNVRNPNTSFFGANPNAGPATSNNLGSAGSATSPESNPVFAGYASANRLEIAGVGAGVTLAALSVNLAYSNTRFEGLGSASGPNALRYAGTAAFNNVEINARYQFTPSLLAGVAYDYTRNGGAGGKGGANYNLVSAGVDYFLSKRTDAYTVAVFEKASGTDSLGQPAVAQITGLTPSATDRQVSLRVGIRHKF
- a CDS encoding MFS transporter, with translation MLLEFHWKREQAPMSYAASMGGLTAASPFVGMLMDRFGARRMILVSAIAFSLAVACMGLRAAPLAPGLRYR